A segment of the Aromatoleum aromaticum EbN1 genome:
CAACCGACAAGGCGGTCGACTTTTCTTTCGGTCGTCCTGCGGGCGGGGGAAAAACACTGCCCAACTGGTTCTTTTCACCGGGGGGTTCGGCGCAATGACGCCCAATGCCACCCGCCGCGCCTTCCTGGTGCAGGCCTCCGCAGCGTTGGCGCTGCTCGCCGTACCGTCGCGCTCCCACGCCCGGGCGCAGGTGCGCAAGACGCCGCCCGCATATCCGCCAATCCCGCCGGCCTATCGCCACGTCGCCGAATCGCTCGCGCTTCCCGCCGCGATCCTGTACGGCGTCGCGATCCAGGAGTCGGTGATGCGCTGGGGAACCGTCTCTTTGCCTTGGCCCTGGACCCTCAATGTGCGCGCCGTCCCACGCCGCTACGGCGCCTATGAGACGGCGGTTGCCGACCTGGAGCGAATCCTGGCGCAGGGCGTGCGCAACGTGGACTGCGGAACCATGCAGGTCAACTGGCGCTACCACGCCGACAAGCTCCGTACCCCCGCGCTCGCGCTGGAGCCCTGGCACAACCTGAAGGTGGCCGGTTTCATTCTCCTCGAGTGCCGTGCGACCACCCCGAGCTGGTTCGACGCCGTCGGCGCCTATCACAGCCCCGGCGACGCCGAACGGGCTGCCCCCTACGCCCGATCAGTGTTTCGCCATATCGGCAGGATCCGCGATGCCTGAACGCGCGCCCTCCTCCCTACTGAAGGCTTTTGTGCTCGCCGTGCCCCCCGCGGCGCGTCACCGCAGCGCCTACGATTCCCCTCCCGCCGCAATGGCGGTTTCGGCACAACCGTGGCCACTCTCCCACCGGGCCTCCTCCCTGCCCACCCTCCCGGCCACGGTTGTGCCTACCTTTTCGAGGGGCTGGAAGTGAGCCGCGGAGCGATCGAGGCCTGGCTCCGACCGCCAATCGAGATCTGGAGCGCAGCGGCTTCGGCAGGGTGCGGGCTGATCGCGCTGGTGGCCCCCTGGGCGCTGATGATGCCGGCCGAACTGGGACTCGCGACCGCCTCCCTCGCCTTCGGCTTCGCCGGCTTTCGCGGGAATCAGGCCTGGCGGGTCTGGCGTTATCAGTACGGGCTGACGCGCTACAAGGTCACCGCCGTAGCACCCCACCGGCTTCCCCGCATCCCCGGCAAGCTCTACCTGGGCGAAGGCTTCGCCTGGGGACAGCAGCATACGCAGCGGCGCATGGATGCGACGCGTCCGCACGCCCAGGCGTATCTGGTGGAGGGCCCGTTCATCCGCTCGACGCGGGCGGCGCTCCGGGCCCTGCGCTCCACGCCCCTGAAGCCCCTCGCCGCAGCGCTCATGCTGCCACGCTGGTGGAACCCGCTCTCCGAGCCGCCGGACCTCGGCGGCACGCCGGTCCTGCACGGCGTGGAGCCGAAGGAGGTCCCTGTCACGCTCGGGCAGAAACACCGCCCCGGCCACCTCCTCGTCCTCGGTACGACCCGCGTCGGCAAGACGCGCGGCATGGAGCTCCTAGCCACTCAGGACATCCGCGACGGCAAGGTTGTGATCGTCATCGACCCGAAAGGCGACGCGGACCTCATGCTGCGTGTCCATGCCGAGGCGGCACGGGCCGGCCGCCTGGACCAGCTCTATCTCTTCCACCTCGGCTACCCGGACATCTCCGCCCGCTACAACGGCATTGGCAATTTCGCCCGTATCACCGAGGTCGCGAACCGCACCACCAATCCGCTCCCGTCCAGTGGAAACTCCGCCGCATTCAAGGAGTTCGCCTGGCGTTTCACGAACCTCGTCGCCCAGGCGCAGGTGGCCCTGGGACAGGTCCCGACCTACGACCTGCTGCTGCGCGATATCACCGACATCGAACCGCTCTTCCTGCGCTACGCCACGCACGTGCTCCAGACCCAGGGCCCCGGCAACTGGGAAGTGCTGGTCGAACAGGTACAGGCCCGTATCGAGAAGCGGCAGCTCAGCGTGCCGCGCACCCTGCAGGACCGCAGCGAGCGCCTCATCGCCTTGGTGCATGTACTGAAGGACCTGCAACTTCCCGACGCCGTCCTGCAGGGGCTGGCCACTGCGGTGCGCTACGAGCGGAGCTTCTTCGAGAAGATCGTCGCCTCCCTGGGGCCGTTCCTCGAGAAGCTCACCACCGGCCCCGTTGGCAAGCTCATCTCCCCGGACTACTTCGACCCGACCGACACCCGGCCGATCTTCGACTGGATGCAGGTCATTCGCCAGGACGGCATCGTGTACGTGGGTCTCGACGCCCTCTCCGATGCCACGGTCGCCGCAGCCGTCGGCAATTCCATGCTCGCCGACCTCGTCAGTGTCGGGGGCAAGCTCTACAAGACCGGCCTCAATCCGCATCACCCGACGGGCAAGATCGTCCTGCCTGAGGTGGCCTGCCACTTCGACGAGGTGAACGAGATCGCCGGTCCCGAGTTCGTGCCGATGGTGAACAAGCTGGGCGGCTCCGGCTTCAGCATCACCGCCTACACGCAGACCATCCCGGACATCGAGGCCCGGCTCGGCGACGCCGCCAAGGCGCGCCAGGTGCTGGGCAACTTCAACAACCTGGTCATGCTGCGGGTCAAGGACCCCGGCACGGCCGAGTTCTTCTGTAATCAGCTGCCCGACGTCGACGTCCAGCACCTTATGGTAGTGACTGGGGTCAGCGACACGGACGGCTCAACCGAGACCGATTTCACCTCCCGGAACGAAGACCGTCTCACCACCCTGCGCGAGCCGATGGTGTCGCCCGCCGACATCATGGCCCTGCCCCAAGGCCAGGCCTTCGCGCTCCTGGAAGGCAACCGCCTCTTCAAGCTTCGCTTCCCGCTCCCCGATCCCGCCAACGACCGCTTCATCCCCGCTTCACTGCAGGAGATCGCCGTCCAGATGCGCGCCAAGTACCGGACGTCCGAGCACTGGGCAGGCCAGACGGACTGGCTGAAGGACATGCCGGTCGGACTGGTCACGCCGCTCGGCTTTGTTGACGAGCCTGCCGACGAGCCCGGAGGGGAGGCCAAATGATCTCCGCAGCAAACCCGGCCACTCAGCGTCCGCCGCCCCGGGCCTCTACCGCGCCCGGCGCCGCCCACTCGCGCGGCCCGCTCGGAGCGCTTGCGGGCC
Coding sequences within it:
- the traD gene encoding type IV conjugative transfer system coupling protein TraD, with product MSRGAIEAWLRPPIEIWSAAASAGCGLIALVAPWALMMPAELGLATASLAFGFAGFRGNQAWRVWRYQYGLTRYKVTAVAPHRLPRIPGKLYLGEGFAWGQQHTQRRMDATRPHAQAYLVEGPFIRSTRAALRALRSTPLKPLAAALMLPRWWNPLSEPPDLGGTPVLHGVEPKEVPVTLGQKHRPGHLLVLGTTRVGKTRGMELLATQDIRDGKVVIVIDPKGDADLMLRVHAEAARAGRLDQLYLFHLGYPDISARYNGIGNFARITEVANRTTNPLPSSGNSAAFKEFAWRFTNLVAQAQVALGQVPTYDLLLRDITDIEPLFLRYATHVLQTQGPGNWEVLVEQVQARIEKRQLSVPRTLQDRSERLIALVHVLKDLQLPDAVLQGLATAVRYERSFFEKIVASLGPFLEKLTTGPVGKLISPDYFDPTDTRPIFDWMQVIRQDGIVYVGLDALSDATVAAAVGNSMLADLVSVGGKLYKTGLNPHHPTGKIVLPEVACHFDEVNEIAGPEFVPMVNKLGGSGFSITAYTQTIPDIEARLGDAAKARQVLGNFNNLVMLRVKDPGTAEFFCNQLPDVDVQHLMVVTGVSDTDGSTETDFTSRNEDRLTTLREPMVSPADIMALPQGQAFALLEGNRLFKLRFPLPDPANDRFIPASLQEIAVQMRAKYRTSEHWAGQTDWLKDMPVGLVTPLGFVDEPADEPGGEAK